Part of the Candoia aspera isolate rCanAsp1 chromosome 1, rCanAsp1.hap2, whole genome shotgun sequence genome, AGTTATGTGTGTGAAAGATTTCTCCCTGGAGAGGTCCACGTTGTATGCATGGACAAGCTAAGGAGGTTGGCATAATTTGATTCACTTTGGTAGGAATGGACTTACTGTCTGTGCTCATGTGGGGAATACTCCTTATTTCTGAGAAAAAATGTGATGACAGTCTCTTAATCCCCTGTAGTGATGGAAGAAGTGAAAAGGCCTGTTGCTGAACAATAACTCCTAACTTTACCCATCATTGGTCATAACAGTGGGGCTGTTGTaagtggagtctttggtgctctctgagctttatTGTTgacttgcagacgtttcattacctgactaggtaagatcatcagtgctagtgagtgtggagtttgctccctgtttatgtacagtggcttgccctgccagtgttgatggtgggggtatggttttgtccttggtagttccttgattagggcattgttttctgcttgactgtttgcctggtgttaatccctgcttatctgggtgttggctgctggagggaatgtgttctggtctttttgtttccttcttagctttttttattgtctcttgaatggtgtgcAAATGTGGTTTTATCTCTATgggtctattgatggctgatggctaaatgtctgctgatggctgatgGCTTTATGTGTCTATTCAGCCATCAGTAGacccatagagataaaccacattatagcaaacaatcaagcagaaaacaataccctaatcaaggaactaccaaggagaaaaccacaccccgaCCAACACTGgctgggcaagctactgtatataaacagggagcaaaccccacactcactcacactcatgatattacctagtcaggtaatgaaaagtctgcaagcaaacaaccaactcagagagcaccaaggactccgcagttcaaccctgagctacagatactctcttctattggctGTTAGAAGTTCTaactcagcaacatctgaaggtgCTCAGGCCCTTCAGCCTGAGAAATGGGGAATTTTGATTTGGGATTTCCATATCAATAATACAACACAtactctgcattaaaaaaaatatagcttCAAACCTTGGAATCTGGTGGTAGGCCTGTGAAAGAGTTATTTCTGAAATATCAAAAAACTATTGTCAGTCAGCATAGACAGTAATTACTATGATGGACTGGTGGACTGTCTTGCTGTAAGGAGCTTCCTATATCCCTCATTGTAGCTATTTCATATATTTTGGTTTGTTTCTGGGATTTAAGTCTGTGTGTCTTTTGAAGTTCTGTAACACTGAAGTACAGGAGGAGtattttgttgctattgtttCCTTTATATTATGTACAAAGAAACCAGAATTTGTGGTGATTTTCTAGGATCTAAAGTCAGGAGAATAGATGACTTTAAGAGACATCTTCACAGGCTGCAGCCCCAACCCATTCTAAAAGTAAAGGCTATTAATTTGCTTCAAGATGTGAATATGTGGTTCCAATTCATCTTATTATGTAGATATAaactaaagtaaaaaaaagtaaagttggtaaagtataattaaaataggaCATGATCCAGGCTAAAATCAgcagtttttgttgctgttgaattaaatgggagagaaagagcatgtttttatttctgttggttTATATATTCTGCTTCATCCTTTAGGCACAATGTAATTATTGCAGGACTTTTTTCTCCCTCTAAATGAAGTTCTGTCCTCAAGAACGCATAATCTAATCCACTGATTCCTGCTTATGTAGGTACTTGGATACAATATCAGATATTCTGAGTTCTGTAAGGAAAATGGAAGAGAGTCTGAAAAGGCTGAAACAAGCCAGAAAAACTGTGACTGCCAATAACCCCTCTCCTTATGGAGGCATGAGTGATGACAACAAAATCCGCCTACAGTTAGCCCTGGATGTGGAACATTTTGGAACGCAGGTAACCTCGATGCCAGCCACAGCAGGTTTTGCTGCATAAATATAGCTGTTAACGTATTGGATGTTGACCTCAGAAACCTCAGTTCAAGCCCCTACTCAGTCTCAGTCTAGGTGTCTTTTGGCCAGTCAACTCCCTCTTGCTCAAGTTTACTTTACAGCATGATTGGGaaggttttttgggggtgggggggagagccaCTTCTTAAAATTCATTGCCCGTATTGTAGAACTTCTGATTATATAATGTTTGAAATATTTCTGATACTGCTGACAAAACAATAATTAGTGAATCTGATATTTCGTTTTAGATGGAGAAGATGGGGATGCAGTTGAGCAACATTAAAAGTTTTTCCGCTCTTTCGGAGCTTGTTCAAGCTGCTAAAGATCAGGTGGCCACCGAACAAACATAGCATAATTTCCAGCTTTATAATGAAGAGACCTAAcgtcccccacccaaaaaaaagagagtttattttttatttttactgttcctTTGCCAAATACTGTGTAGCAACAAAGTGCTTCCTAATGCAGCTTCAGCAGCAAATCAAATGTGTCTCAAAACAGAAAAACTTATTTCACTAAAATAAAGAAACATCCAGGAGAGaacatttattttggttttccgTTATATGGAAGGCAGTTTATATATTTCTACATATTCTGCCATAGGATTATggaaatctttttatttttgttgtaaatTATTATCATGCAGGAAAATggatttaatataattaaaataaaaggattttgtcTTTTTGTAAATTTTGTTAGAAACAAAAAATGATGTTAAATATGTTCCTATGACTTGTGTGTTTTTTGTCACTATTTTGTCACAAAATAGTAACAAAAAATTGAATAGTAATTTTGTGGCACCTCAGTGTAATTTGTATTGTATTACTTTGAGTTTATAAAGAACTATtcttaaatctttaaaaagaaaacagttttgaACCTTTTCTTCAAATGGGTGGCATCTTTTATTCCAAGTCAAAAAAGTTTCCCTTATTCTGTGAAGAAAATCAAATGTTTCCCTGGGTGTCTTTTCCGTGACATGTTTTTCATCTGTTTGTATGTGATGAGTGAATGACAGAGACAGAACTGTAGTATTTATTTGATAGAACTTTACTGTATCATCTCATAGTCTCTGAATTCAAGGCAACTTAAGTGGTGGTTTTTCCAGGTTTTGTAGGCATTTAAGAGTGAGTATGGAAACTGTCTACCTCCCAGAGTCCTGTTTATCCCTATTTCCATCAATGAaactctgaaaacaaaaagatGGGAAAGGTTTGGTTCCTCCATGACATCACTATGACCCAGCATGATCCCTGGAAGGTTGGGGGACTGAGTTGGGGCTCCTGCTGTTCAATGTGGCCAATACCTAATTTGGAAGCACTGGTGAGTCCCAACAGGAAGAAGTTCTGTATTTGAAGAAATGCACAATACTATGACTTCAGGAGTTAAAGTTTTCTAGAGTCACAGTGGTTCTTAGACTATTAGTTGATATTAAAATCTTCCAATCAGAGCACTGGACAATTAAGGGGGTGGCCTTGCCTTAAATTAGTTTCATCTCTGCTTACTACTGGCATGCAAATCAAACAAACTCTCTTTGAAGTCATGTGATCCCCagcagaaaaaaaagattttccatCTCTATATCTATTACTAGGATAATGCACAGAGATAGAGACAGGATTTACATATTTAATATCTAGTTTGGGTCCTGATTTGAAGGAATGCACATGGACCTACAAATTACAgtgccaaggggaaaaaaatgaaaaaaagtatgaGCAAACACATGGATTTTGGTGTGGAAGGTCTGGCATTCAGAATAAATGTATAGACAAGTGTATGACGTGTATAAACACTTTAATTGTAAATGCTTGCATTTGGCATGCTGCTCTAGATAGTGAATCCAGcaattctgaaatctttcccaccATTGATTCAAAGCAGGAGTTGGAATCTTACTATGGCCAGGAAGTGCACCCAACCACCACTTTTTCCCCAGCCAATGTGTGTCACAGAGGATATGACCAGATATTCAGGAATTTCACTGGAATATATGGATCAAACAACTCCACTTGgggtctgcattttttttaatgatgggaGTTTTTTCTGTGCTTGGTGAGTGGGAGTTATGATTTTTAGACATGGAATATGTGTATTAAACCACTTTGCAGATTAAGCcacttaagttttcttttttcaattgcATCACCAAAATGGCCACATGTTGCTCTGGACCTGGAGAGCTATGCAACCTTGTCCCTTCTGACAGAGCAAAGTTCTGACTCTGGCCCTCTTCATACCAAACTGGGTCATGGGTGGGTAGTGTGTCATGCAAattgctaagtccagtcccatgtCCCAAGTCTGGGAAGACCTAGAAAATGGCAAGCAGCAGGATTACTAACCAAGACAGGTCATAAACTGTTAGCCCAAAGAGTTGAGTTAGTTTGCTGGGGAGTGAGATTTTTCAGTCATATCGTGCAAACGTGGCCAGTGCATGCAACCTTTGTGAAGTAAGTCCCAGGGACATGAATAGGGTTTAGTCATAACAGTGTCCCAATTTAGCTAGTTAGTTGTGTGACAACTGAACATAGACATGACTGTCTTTAAACTGAATATAGAAAAGGGTTACTTGGTCCTCTATTCTGGGTATATTATTCCCCATATTGTTGACTGACTGACAGTTCTTTCACAGGGAATATTAGACTCGCATGTATTGTTGAATAAGCCAAAATAGTTGGGTTTGCtaaactataaaccatggtttaaaaactaatatatttggcttagtgtgatgtgtaaacCCAGCACATACTGGAATCTCTCAGTAAATGGAAAACGATCTACTTTACCTTATAATAGACTTATGAGACCTGACAACTTTATTAATCATGGTGTAAACAGGAGTAATTTTTTTAGAAAGTTTTATTGATCAATTTGTCAATTCCATATTTGAAAGATGCAttagttttcttttcaaaatagacAAAAACCACAGCTTAGTAACATAAAAACCAAGTAGGAAAAAGATTAAAGGATTAAAGAAAACTATTTCCCCCCATCCAGAATTTATGTTTCTTTTAGGGGATTTGTTATTTGGCCAAAATAAATCAACGCAGCTGATTCTTGTTCATACACTGCAAACAGGAACGGCTTGTCCAATGTCATTTTGAGCGTCCCGCTGGCATTTTCTTCTGTGTGAGCTTCTACTTGCTCTGCTTCACTGGGGCTGAGCTCAAAATGTTGCTGAGTTATGATCTGCAAGCAGAAACAAAGATAGTGAATCTGAGTCAGTAGGACATGATGGTAAGATTACAAATGAAAAACCCCAATAAatgaaaagatattttaaaagtgcTAATAAAGGGATTTAGAAACCTggataaaaaaattatataatgttTGTAGAAGGCTTATGTAGTTTGTGCCAATACTGCCAaaaatccatcatcatcatctctatctatcatcatccATCCTTGGATCCTGAGTACatagtctagcccagtgtttctcaaccttggcaactttgagatgtatggacttcatctcccagaattgcccagccattACCTTTCCAATGGTCACGTTACTGCTGCTGAGCAATCTGAGATTGGCTTCTTTTCCAAGCAGGTTAGGCATCCCGTGTTTTGCAAGGAGGTCCTGAAGATCGTACATGCTTGTGAAGGACACCTTTGGGAAAGTCAAGTGAATTTGTCtgcagaaggaagaaagggaggggaagggagaaagcACAAATGATTATGAAAGAGTTGTCTTTAAATAAATTCTAAGAAGTGTTGGTTGCAGAGTTCTGGAGGATTTGGGGCTGGATTTGGCAGTGAGATTATCCATAAAGTGGAAGGCAGAGGGTCTGGTTGCATTGGTTGCTTCTCTGTCTTGACAAGGGGGGAGGAGTGGTTCTCTCTCAGCCtggggtgtgtgagagagagagggtagTTGTATTCTAAATACACACTATAATAACAGCACCCATGCCATTGTCCAAGGAAGCTATCCtctaccgtgtgtgtgtgtgtgtgtgtgtgtgtgcatagctGTGCTTGCTCCTTTCTGCTCAAATGCTTGATCAGATCTTTTCAAACGCTTGATCAGATCTTTTCATAGTGTCCACTGAAAGTGTTCTTTTTCACCCAGATGTCCAGAACAAAAAGAACAATTTCCCTAACAATAGTTTGGGGAACATCTGCTTTAATTGGGTCTTGTGTCTATTTAGAATTCTGCACCGAAATGCTTCCCAGCTCCCTTTCTCTGCGGTGCACAAATAGTTTGTTGTGTATTAACAGTCCCTTCACTTTTGTAGCTGTACCAGCTTAAGCTACCACCACCTGACAAGATGGACTTTTTATTCCTTCTGGTGCCATTGAGCTTTTCCTTGTAGATAGGTTCCCAAAGCAGAACAGGACAGAGATTACAGTGCCAGATTTGGGTGGATACTCTTAATACAAGGGCTTGAAGTAGGAtatggtttgtattttttttctggaagaatAAAGATAAATACGGTGAGGATATTTGAATACTGAGATGAATTCTGAGATGCGAGAGGCAAATACTGAATGCAGAAAATATAATATACAGCAGGTGGTAGGCAACATCTGGACCATAATTCTTAGTTTTAATTACCACCTAGCCCAATCAATGATGAGGGATACTTGAGTGCCACAAATTGCCCATCCGTGGTATATACTGTACTTGAATATTTCTGTATGAATAGTGAGATGAATACCAAAGTTTAACTTGGAGATCTCCCATCTGTTGGAGCACCTAATAACTCTACCACATCTGGACTCTCACTGATTCTAGGAAGATCttacatagaatcatagaattggaagggaccatttCAGTCATCAAGTCCCACCTTCTGCGCTGTGCAGGCATACAAATTAAAGTATTCCAGAGACACATGActatctagcctctgcttgaagggGAACTAATTACCCACCACCTCTTTGGGTAATGAGTGTGATATTCCATAAATACAACGCACTTTGACTCCAAACCTTGAAGCCATTCCAAAGAAGGTGTCAAAGGATATTGATCTTCATCACTAGCCAGCTCACTGCTGTTACTGGGCTGTAAAAGCAGCAGAAATACGCTCTTGCTGACAGGAATTTTGACAATAGAAAGGCCTGGATGATATTTATGCTTCAAGATTCTAGTTATTGTCATCATAGGAACATAGATCTTAGTGTGGGAATCCACCCAGAATTCTTGAGGTTCTTTCAGTGAGGATGCTCCATTTATTACAGctgaaatacaaatgaaatgtGATTAAAGGAAATGAATTGTTTCCCCCTTTGGCTTAAAAAGAATCCAGCTGGGTACTATATGCAATGTACATTTATCCATTTATCCACTACACTTCTTGGACAGAATTCAAGGTTGCCACTACATATATTTGAAGGAACATTTGAAGAAAACAGTAAGTCAAAGACTGGCAGAATACAGGAGTAGGGAAACTAAATTCATAATTGTATAAAATGTATTCTGTTAAAATTGTTAACACCTATCAGATGAAAAAGCAAGTTTTGGGTGAAGTACTATTTTCATTAAATTgtgtttattgcttttaattatgAGCTAAGGAACCTTAAGAGGCTCAAAAACATGCACTGTATTTCTCCAGCAATTGAAAGCTAAGGGCCTGCTTAGAAAACTGATCCTCAACAAGTATCCTTTGAAACCACATTCTAGATGCTCCAAGAATTTCCAAAAGGTACTAATGTTACAGGAGTAGAACAATCATACTTTTCTCCTGTAATGGTTTCCCACACTACAGTGGTAACATTTAAAGATAGCATGACTGTTTTCTACATTAGTATCCTGTAAGCAGAcatggagaaccagtttggtgtaatggttaaaggcaccaggctagaaaccaggagatcattagttctagtcctgccttgggcacaaagccagctgggcgaccttgggccagtcactctgtctcagccctaggaaggaggcaagggcaagccacttccaaaaaaaattgccaagaaaactgcaggaactaatcagggcagtcatcaggagtcaacactgactcgaaggcacaaaaacaaaaaacagacatGACTGACTCTGGCATGAGAGATCATCAGATCAAATGGGTTCACAAATTACGCATAACCAGATTTCTTTCATACTATGTTACAACTTGTCAAACATGCAAACACAGTCATTATCTATACAGTACTCAAAGAATCAAATGAATCTTATCAAAGTGGTGGGATGAAGAAGGGAAGCAAGCAGTTTATTCCTATACTGTAATTTTAAGAAGAGGTCTTTAATCTCTATGCAATGGTCCTGTCCCAGCCATAACTGGTGCATACCTTTCTCTACTGATCTTAAATTGCTACCATCAGCCTCACAGGGGCTGttgtattttcatctgttaattaGTCATTGCAAGCTGCAACTGTGAAAAGGAGATCATGTCCCCATAGCTGCAGAACTATATAGTCAACTTTCTTCCCCACCCTGGGATTCCTCAGTGAAGAATGGGAATATATTCTAGTTTTTAAAAGATAGGCATGTAACACACTTTACCTGAATGCCCATCCAATTTGCCAGAAATTAATTTTGGTTAGAGGGAATGAATAATACGGGTTATTCAAGTTATATTCTGTGTTTCAGACCTGATGAATGTCTGGAGATTCAACTCCACATACTCATTACAATCCCCATTTTAACATGTGAACAATGTAGTTATTGCATTACTTTACAAGTttcaaattactatttttctctGTGATCTGCTCCTCTCTAGTATTGCCATTGATCCTAACATGGGGCAATTCCCTTTTTCCTGTCAGATACCTTTGAAATGAGTGTAAGTTGCCAACAGTAGAGTGGTTTCCTGATCAATGTCAGCCAGCAACCCCTTGCTTCTGTATGTACTCTTTCTTTCAACAAAagcatttatttgttttgctgCCTCTGTGGGGTTGGTGAAATCCACAGCTCGTACGTAGAAACTGACATCTGGAAAGGCCAATTCATGGACAAAAGACTCAGATAAATGGGTACCAGGAGCAGAGAAAAGACACAAAAGCTTGGAGAAAGTCAGTCCCTCGGTGTCCCTGGAGCGTAATGGGGCATTTAGGATGATCTTCAAAGCAAAGAGAACTTTATGTCCATCTATTTTGAAGTTACAGCTTGAGACTCTGGATGGCGGGTCAAACCCTAATAAAATCTGCAAATCAATTGCTGTTTGTCCAGAGGCCcctaaataaatggaaaacaaagtctCATATATGAATATAGGAGAGATGATAATGTTGCTGCTTTTGTGTATTCGCTTCAGCTCTTTGTAAAAACGGGCCCCAGTTACATAAATGGGGTCTTTCAAGAAGTTCACACCCAAGCGTTTCTCTTCCTCCTCACTCTTGTTCCTCAGAGTCTCTTCATATGTTGAAGTGAAATGAGACTCAATTGAGAGGGGAACGAACATCTTCACcagctgttctctttctctttcttccagctCTTTGCAGCTGTTGGCATCAGTATTATTAAGGGAGACCAGATAAAAGGGGTGAACATATACCCGATCACAGCCTCCAGTGGTAAGGTACAGAAGGACACACAGCAAAGTGGCTTCAAGTTTCATGTTGACGTGGATCTTCACCAATGTCTATATCagaaagaaattacaattgtcaccAATGGATGTTTTAAGAAGTCATTACAATTGTCACCAATGGATGTTTTAAGGGTTTGCTGGGGGCTTTACTTTCATTAAATAGCATAACTATCCAAGCCACAGAAAGTTAATGTGTGGTACTTAAGTAGCATCAGTTAGCCTACATAGGAAACTTGTCAAGCTCCAGCTGTTTGTACAACACACGGACGCACAAACTAGCTGAGCTCATTTCACTGTAGTGTGTTGCGTTGGGTTATAAAATTGGGTTTAATCATGGATAAGCATGTTCAGGAAATACATCCCATGGTTCAGTGGCTACATTGGCTCATCCTGAAGGCATTTCAGAGATGGACAATTGCAAGACCTTATTCCTTTCTCCCTTTggaatataatttcattttaaaccaGTCTTGGagtgttttaaaaatagactGTTTAATAGGGGCATctttaaaatgaacattttttcccacttGCTGCTGTTTGAAAATATGAAGCTGCCATATACAGTACTTGGGTTCATAAATCCAAAAACAACTACCTGGATGCAACCATCTTACTAAACAACAATAGGCTGTATTTAAGTTT contains:
- the AGT gene encoding angiotensinogen isoform X1; this translates as MTLVKIHVNMKLEATLLCVLLYLTTGGCDRVYVHPFYLVSLNNTDANSCKELEEREREQLVKMFVPLSIESHFTSTYEETLRNKSEEEEKRLGVNFLKDPIYVTGARFYKELKRIHKSSNIIISPIFIYETLFSIYLGASGQTAIDLQILLGFDPPSRVSSCNFKIDGHKVLFALKIILNAPLRSRDTEGLTFSKLLCLFSAPGTHLSESFVHELAFPDVSFYVRAVDFTNPTEAAKQINAFVERKSTYRSKGLLADIDQETTLLLATYTHFKAVINGASSLKEPQEFWVDSHTKIYVPMMTITRILKHKYHPGLSIVKIPVSKSVFLLLLQPSNSSELASDEDQYPLTPSLEWLQGLESKQIHLTFPKVSFTSMYDLQDLLAKHGMPNLLGKEANLRLLSSSNVTIGKIITQQHFELSPSEAEQVEAHTEENASGTLKMTLDKPFLFAVYEQESAALIYFGQITNPLKET
- the AGT gene encoding angiotensinogen isoform X2, which gives rise to MKLEATLLCVLLYLTTGGCDRVYVHPFYLVSLNNTDANSCKELEEREREQLVKMFVPLSIESHFTSTYEETLRNKSEEEEKRLGVNFLKDPIYVTGARFYKELKRIHKSSNIIISPIFIYETLFSIYLGASGQTAIDLQILLGFDPPSRVSSCNFKIDGHKVLFALKIILNAPLRSRDTEGLTFSKLLCLFSAPGTHLSESFVHELAFPDVSFYVRAVDFTNPTEAAKQINAFVERKSTYRSKGLLADIDQETTLLLATYTHFKAVINGASSLKEPQEFWVDSHTKIYVPMMTITRILKHKYHPGLSIVKIPVSKSVFLLLLQPSNSSELASDEDQYPLTPSLEWLQGLESKQIHLTFPKVSFTSMYDLQDLLAKHGMPNLLGKEANLRLLSSSNVTIGKIITQQHFELSPSEAEQVEAHTEENASGTLKMTLDKPFLFAVYEQESAALIYFGQITNPLKET